A genomic segment from Sulfuritalea hydrogenivorans sk43H encodes:
- a CDS encoding YbeD family protein, whose translation MSKGTLIEFPCDFPLKIMGATDAGFAQAIVEVVLKHAPEFDAASVEMRPSRAGNYLSLTCTVRAVSQAQLDALYLELTAHPMVKVVL comes from the coding sequence ATGAGCAAGGGAACCTTGATCGAATTTCCTTGCGACTTTCCGCTCAAGATAATGGGTGCGACGGACGCCGGATTCGCCCAGGCCATCGTCGAAGTGGTGCTGAAGCACGCACCGGAGTTCGATGCCGCATCCGTCGAGATGCGCCCCTCCAGGGCCGGTAATTATCTGTCGTTGACCTGCACGGTGCGCGCTGTTTCGCAGGCGCAACTCGACGCGCTCTATCTTGAACTTACCGCACACCCGATGGTGAAGGTAGTGCTGTGA
- a CDS encoding septal ring lytic transglycosylase RlpA family protein translates to MIRLALLILPLLVAACGTQAPRPVEGRDEPPGAVSPAPTFKGEGKKPAPAIKYSGGFYKDDGPGDKPPEDIDAIPDAVPRAEPLHRFANNPYSVLGRDYVPQRDLRPYKARGIGSWYGRKFHGQKTSSGEPYDMYGMTAAHPTLPIPSYVRVSNPANGKSVVVRVNDRGPFHSGRIIDLSWTAAWKLGYIGQGSTIVEVESVLPGQTLVASRQATSSGVAPAPTADDDPIAKLAAAEPEPALPQVQDASGHFLQLGAFGNRDNAEALRSRLARELGSLAEKLVIQSAGKLFRVQLGPWPDAAAAQLAGGRLRESFGMAPVVVQR, encoded by the coding sequence GTGATTCGTCTTGCGCTTTTGATTCTGCCTTTGCTTGTCGCCGCTTGCGGCACGCAGGCCCCGCGCCCGGTGGAAGGCCGTGACGAGCCGCCAGGCGCCGTGTCGCCAGCGCCGACTTTCAAGGGCGAAGGCAAGAAGCCTGCGCCAGCGATCAAGTACAGCGGCGGTTTCTACAAGGACGACGGTCCCGGCGACAAGCCGCCGGAAGACATCGACGCCATTCCCGACGCGGTGCCCAGGGCGGAACCGCTGCACCGCTTCGCCAACAATCCGTATTCGGTGCTGGGGCGCGACTATGTGCCGCAGCGCGATCTCAGGCCTTACAAGGCGCGCGGCATCGGCAGCTGGTACGGGCGCAAGTTCCACGGGCAGAAGACCTCCAGCGGCGAACCCTACGACATGTACGGCATGACCGCGGCCCATCCGACGCTGCCGATTCCTTCCTATGTGCGCGTCAGCAATCCGGCCAACGGCAAATCGGTGGTGGTGCGCGTCAATGATCGCGGCCCCTTCCACTCCGGACGAATAATCGATCTGTCATGGACGGCGGCATGGAAGCTCGGCTACATCGGTCAGGGCAGCACTATCGTCGAAGTGGAGAGCGTGCTGCCGGGCCAGACCCTGGTCGCGTCCCGGCAGGCGACTTCTTCCGGCGTGGCGCCGGCGCCGACTGCCGATGACGACCCGATTGCGAAGCTGGCCGCGGCCGAGCCCGAGCCGGCCCTGCCGCAGGTGCAGGATGCCAGCGGCCATTTCCTGCAACTGGGTGCCTTCGGCAATCGCGACAACGCCGAGGCGTTGCGCTCGCGACTGGCGCGCGAACTGGGCAGTCTGGCCGAGAAGCTGGTGATCCAGTCCGCCGGCAAGCTGTTCCGCGTCCAGCTCGGGCCGTGGCCGGATGCCGCCGCCGCACAGTTGGCCGGCGGCCGCCTGCGCGAAAGCTTCGGCATGGCGCCGGTGGTGGTGCAACGCTAG
- the rodA gene encoding rod shape-determining protein RodA, with product MIRDLARRLVAPIDPPLMLIAGLLLLLAIGIMGSASPERINAQLMNVAVALVVMRILAQIPPQRLMHLAVPVYLAGVLLLIAVALFGDVSKGARRWLNLGFMRVQPSELMKIAMPLLLAWFFQQREAMPRLRDYGIAALLLLVPVALIARQPDLGTAILVLAAGFYVIFFAGLSWKIMIGMAVAAAAAAPLAWNLLHDYQRNRIITLFDPEKDPLGKGFHIIQSTIAIGSGGIFGKGWREGTQAQLEFIPERHTDFIFAVFSEEFGLFGNLLLLALYALLIGRGLMIAANAATLFSRLLAGAVTMIFFTYAFVNMGMVSGILPVVGVPLPLVSYGGTALVTLFIGIGILMSIHRNRMLVQK from the coding sequence ATGATTCGCGATCTGGCGCGGCGTCTGGTCGCGCCGATCGATCCGCCGCTGATGCTGATCGCCGGCCTGCTGCTGCTGCTGGCGATCGGCATCATGGGCAGCGCCTCGCCCGAAAGAATCAACGCCCAGCTGATGAATGTTGCCGTCGCCCTGGTGGTGATGCGGATTCTGGCGCAGATTCCGCCGCAGCGCCTGATGCACCTGGCGGTGCCGGTGTATCTGGCGGGCGTGTTGCTGCTGATCGCCGTCGCCCTGTTCGGGGATGTCTCCAAGGGTGCGCGACGCTGGCTCAATCTCGGCTTCATGCGCGTGCAGCCGTCGGAGCTGATGAAAATCGCCATGCCGCTCCTGCTTGCGTGGTTCTTCCAGCAGCGCGAAGCCATGCCGCGCCTGCGCGACTACGGCATCGCCGCCCTGCTGCTGCTGGTGCCGGTGGCCCTGATCGCGCGCCAGCCGGATTTGGGCACGGCGATTCTGGTCCTGGCGGCAGGCTTCTACGTGATCTTCTTTGCCGGCCTGTCGTGGAAGATCATGATCGGCATGGCCGTTGCCGCCGCCGCCGCCGCGCCCCTGGCGTGGAACCTGCTCCACGATTACCAGCGGAATCGCATCATCACCCTGTTCGATCCGGAGAAGGACCCGTTGGGCAAGGGCTTCCACATCATCCAGTCGACCATCGCCATCGGCTCCGGCGGCATCTTCGGCAAGGGCTGGCGGGAGGGCACCCAGGCGCAGCTGGAGTTCATCCCCGAGCGCCACACCGACTTCATCTTCGCGGTGTTTTCGGAGGAGTTCGGTCTTTTCGGCAACCTGCTGCTGCTCGCGCTGTATGCGCTGCTGATCGGTCGCGGCCTGATGATCGCGGCGAACGCGGCAACGCTGTTTTCGCGCCTGCTGGCGGGCGCGGTGACCATGATTTTCTTCACCTATGCCTTCGTCAATATGGGCATGGTCTCCGGCATCCTGCCCGTGGTCGGTGTGCCGCTGCCCCTGGTCAGTTATGGCGGAACTGCGCTGGTGACGCTGTTCATCGGCATCGGCATCCTCATGTCCATTCATCGCAATCGCATGCTGGTGCAGAAGTGA
- a CDS encoding D-alanyl-D-alanine carboxypeptidase family protein, translating to MRFFALILAVLSVAASHAQPIPVPTLSARAWVLMDYATGQVLAAQEPDTRLEPASLTKVMTTYLVADALAQKTLSLQQPVTVSERAWRTQGSRSFVPVNKGVLVDDLFKGMVIQSGNDASVALAEAIGGTEDAFAAMMNRTAQRMGLKDTHFLNASGYFEGPAPNHYSTARDLARLAAALMRDHPETHALHATKEYTYNGIRQHNRNRLLWADPTVDGLKTGHSSAAGFCLIATAKRGPRRLISVVLGTASEDARARDSLNLLNWGFTGFDAVKLYDKGQAISQLKVFKGAQNIVKAGFAEDFVVSVPRGSADKLSVQLVSHQPLIAPVAAGAVIGTLKLAVAGQAWGEYPVVAQEAVPVAGFLGRLWDDIRLFFQ from the coding sequence ATGCGATTTTTTGCCTTGATACTGGCAGTGTTGTCAGTTGCCGCCAGTCATGCCCAGCCGATTCCCGTACCGACCCTGAGCGCACGGGCCTGGGTCCTGATGGACTACGCCACCGGCCAGGTGCTGGCTGCACAGGAGCCCGACACGCGACTGGAACCCGCCTCGCTGACCAAGGTCATGACCACCTATCTGGTGGCCGATGCGCTGGCGCAGAAAACCCTGTCGCTGCAACAGCCGGTCACGGTTTCCGAGCGCGCCTGGCGCACCCAGGGCTCGCGCAGCTTCGTGCCGGTAAACAAGGGAGTGCTGGTGGACGACCTGTTCAAGGGCATGGTGATCCAGTCCGGCAACGACGCCTCGGTGGCGCTGGCGGAAGCCATCGGTGGCACGGAGGATGCCTTTGCGGCGATGATGAACCGCACGGCGCAGCGCATGGGCCTCAAGGACACGCACTTTCTCAATGCCAGCGGCTACTTCGAGGGGCCGGCGCCGAACCACTATTCCACGGCGCGCGACCTGGCCCGGCTGGCTGCCGCGCTGATGCGCGACCACCCGGAAACCCACGCCCTGCACGCGACCAAGGAATACACCTACAACGGCATCCGCCAGCACAATCGCAACCGCCTGCTGTGGGCCGATCCCACGGTGGACGGACTCAAAACCGGCCATTCCAGCGCCGCCGGCTTCTGCCTGATCGCCACCGCCAAACGCGGCCCGCGGCGGCTGATTTCGGTGGTGCTCGGCACCGCCTCGGAAGATGCCCGCGCCCGCGATTCACTGAACCTGCTCAACTGGGGCTTTACCGGATTCGACGCGGTGAAGCTCTACGACAAGGGCCAGGCGATTTCGCAGCTCAAGGTATTCAAGGGCGCGCAGAATATCGTCAAGGCGGGGTTTGCCGAAGACTTCGTGGTTTCGGTGCCGCGCGGCTCGGCCGACAAGCTTTCCGTGCAACTGGTCAGCCACCAACCTTTGATAGCACCGGTCGCGGCGGGCGCCGTGATCGGCACGCTCAAGCTGGCGGTGGCCGGGCAGGCCTGGGGCGAGTATCCCGTGGTGGCGCAGGAAGCGGTTCCCGTGGCCGGCTTCCTCGGCCGGTTGTGGGACGATATTCGGCTGTTCTTCCAATGA
- a CDS encoding D-amino acid aminotransferase, with the protein MSRRVFIDGAWLPPEAANVSVMDRGFLFGDGIYEVIPVYSRRPFRLEQHLTRMQHSLDGIRLANPFRLDEWMGFVTQLAGEAEWDDQSIYLQVTRGPMAVRNHAFPKDARPTSVMFAEPMSTPPASQREQGIAAVSAADIRWLRCDLKTTSLLANCLLRQLAVDAGCVETVLFRDGFLTEGSASSIFVVKDGVLLAPIKNHLMLPGITYDVVLELAAQHGLPHEVRDITEAETRGADELWMCSSTKEVLPIVRLDGATVGAGGTPGPVFARMYAWYQEFKAKVMRASA; encoded by the coding sequence ATGAGCCGGCGCGTCTTCATTGATGGCGCATGGCTGCCGCCCGAAGCGGCGAATGTCTCCGTCATGGATCGCGGCTTTCTCTTCGGCGACGGCATCTACGAAGTGATTCCGGTCTATTCGCGGCGGCCCTTCCGCCTCGAACAGCACCTGACCCGGATGCAGCACAGCCTCGACGGCATCCGGCTGGCCAATCCGTTCCGGCTCGACGAGTGGATGGGTTTTGTCACGCAACTGGCCGGCGAGGCCGAGTGGGACGACCAGTCGATCTACCTCCAGGTCACGCGCGGGCCGATGGCGGTGCGCAACCACGCCTTTCCGAAGGACGCGCGGCCGACCAGCGTGATGTTCGCCGAGCCGATGAGCACGCCGCCCGCGAGCCAGCGCGAGCAGGGCATCGCCGCCGTATCCGCCGCCGACATCCGCTGGCTGCGCTGCGACCTGAAGACCACCTCGCTCCTGGCCAACTGCCTCTTGCGCCAGTTGGCGGTCGATGCCGGCTGCGTCGAAACCGTGCTGTTCCGAGACGGCTTTCTCACCGAAGGCTCCGCCTCGTCGATCTTCGTGGTGAAGGATGGGGTGCTGCTGGCGCCGATCAAGAACCACCTGATGCTGCCCGGCATCACCTACGACGTGGTGCTCGAACTCGCCGCGCAGCATGGCCTGCCGCATGAGGTGCGCGACATCACCGAGGCCGAGACGCGCGGCGCCGACGAACTGTGGATGTGCTCCTCGACCAAGGAAGTGCTGCCCATCGTCCGCCTCGACGGCGCGACAGTCGGCGCCGGCGGCACGCCGGGACCGGTGTTCGCGCGGATGTACGCCTGGTACCAGGAGTTCAAGGCAAAGGTGATGCGGGCTTCGGCATGA